The Carassius auratus strain Wakin chromosome 5, ASM336829v1, whole genome shotgun sequence genome includes a window with the following:
- the LOC113087056 gene encoding uncharacterized protein LOC113087056 — MVKSALIHPTSPKEAGSLSDQCMTAPSPKKMKCQSKETNTSSGDKTFIQSMPSPKQERKTYNKKQYCLYCSKPYSKMARHLEFVHRNEVGVVKAVAFPKHSKERRVQLNLLRKRGNFAHNTDVVRQGHGEMIACYRPKNSQRANEFIHCIYCQGLYNKRSLWKHIKNCPLKPKNEDAQGRKRVRSLCALNTPVGLEVSKGFKKVLSFMNYDEVSRVVHTDRCIMQLGEHMFNRMGSDQGRLPH; from the exons ATGGTCAAAAGTGCTTTGATACATCCAACATCTCCCAAAGAGGCAGGTAGTTTATCTGATCAATGTATGACCGCACCATCACCTAAAAAGATGAAATGCCAATCTAAAGAGACAAACACCTCGTCTGGTGATAAGACTTTTATTCAGTCAATGCCATCACCTAAGCAGGAACGCAAGACGTACAACAAAAAGCAGTATTGCCTTTATTGCTCTAAGCCATATTCAAAAATGGCCAGACACCTTGAATTTGTCCATCGCAACGAAGTGGGGGTTGTAAAGGCAGTAGCATTTCCAAAACATTCCAAAGAAAGACGAGTCCAGTTAAACCTCCTTAGAAAAAGGGGCAACTTTGCCCACAACACCGATGTGGTGAGACAAGGACATGGTGAGATGATTGCCTGCTACCGTCCAAAAAATAGTCAAAGAGCCAATGAATTTATTCACTGCATTTACTGCCAAGGGCTTTATAACAAGCGTAGCCTTTGGAAACATATCAAAAACTGTCCCCTGAAACCAAAAAATGAGGATGCCCAGGGCAGGAAAAGAGTTCGATCCCTGTGTGCTCTAAACACACCAGTGGGCTTAGAAGTGAGCAAAGGATTCAAGAAAGTACTCTCCTTTATGAACTATGATGAAGTTTCGCGTGTAGTTCATACTGACAGATGCATCATGCAGCTGGGGGAGCACATGTTCAACAGGATGGGGTCTGAT CAAGGAAGATTACCCCACTGA
- the LOC113070619 gene encoding putative protein TPRXL, translated as MQTRDDGTRETDDKQPTRRKVISRKKVAMLGNKRRRKPLQDAEHHITCKTDKPGLREQFISKYKGRGVFTTGAFFRGDFVLEYRGELLSSQESLDRTEHYTEAENTFLFDFQWHGKNWCMDASKEDSSLGRLANDETRNPTCKMRTVEVSRKPHLCLFAVRDILPGEEITYNYGDSDWPWRVKTLNKASESTDKTPASSLRLHKSPHCAASVSSPELDKVNSNGPHKKSGKARTSRNKTKQFQSRLLQSSSVASTSDAPSSSAPCALFTSIMALSTSCPPALSSSPSTPPAPPTSPSTSPVQPSSPSHAQPSSSSPAQPSSPSHVQPSSSSSSPAQPSSPSHVQPSSPSHVQPSSSSSSPAQPSSPSHVQPSSSSSSPAQPSSPSHVQP; from the exons ATGCAGACACGTGACGATGGAACGCGCGAAACAGACGACAAACAACCCACCAGGAGGAAAG tcaTTTCAAGAAAGAAAGTCGCCATGCTGGGAAATAAAAGACGTAGGAAACCTCTGCAGGACGCTGAGCATCACATTACCTGTAAAACTGACAAGCCTGGGCTTCGAGAGCAGTTCATCAGCAAATATAAAG GGCGTGGAGTTTTCACCACTGGAGCTTTTTTCAGAGGTGATTTTGTTCTTGAATACAGAGGTGAACTTCTGAGTTCACAGGAGAGTCTGGACCGAACTGAACACTACACTGAAGCTGAGAACACGTTCCTGTTTGATTTTCAGTGGCATGGAAAGAATTGGTG catGGATGCATCTAAAGAAGACTCGTCTTTGGGAAGACTTGCAAACGATGAGACCAGAAATCCTACTTGCAAAATGAGAACTGTTGAAGTGAGCAGAAAACCtcacctgtgtctgtttgctgtaCGAGACATTCTACCAGGAGAGGAAATCACTTACAATTATGGAGACTCAGATTGGCCATGGCGAGTCAAG ACTTTGAATAAAGCATCAGAATCCACTGATAAAACGCCAGCCAGCAGTTTGCGCCTGCATAAATCC CCCCATTGTGCAGCTTCTGTTTCCTCTCCTGAACTGGACAAGGTAAACAGCAATGGTCCTCATAAGAAGTCAGGCAAAGCAAGAACATCAAGGAATAAAACG AAGCAGTTCCAATCAAGACTGTTACAGTCATCCTCAGTCGCATCCACATCTGATGCACCCTCTTCATCGGCACCCTGTGCTTTGTTCACCTCTATAATGGCCTTATCAACCTCATGCCCTCCTGCCCTGTCCTCATCACCGTCAACACCACCTGCGCCACCCACGTCACCTTCAACCTCGCctgtgcagccctcatcaccttctcatgcgcagccctcatcatcctcgcctgcgcagccttcatcaccttctcatgtgcagccctcatcatcctcatcctcgcctgcgcagccctcatcaccttctcatgtgcagccctcatcaccttctcatgtgcagccctcatcatcctcatcctcgcctgcgcagccctcatcaccttctcatgtgcagccctcatcatcctcatcctcgcctgcgcagccttcatcaccttctcatgtgcagccc